The following are encoded in a window of Urocitellus parryii isolate mUroPar1 chromosome 7, mUroPar1.hap1, whole genome shotgun sequence genomic DNA:
- the Sec14l1 gene encoding SEC14-like protein 1 isoform X2 has product MVQKYQSPVRVYKHPFELIMAAYERRFPTCPLIPMFVDSDTVNEFKSEDGAIHVIERRCKLDIDAPRLLKKKNSLNSRERTLHIEAHNETFSNRVIINEHCCYTVHPENEDWTCFEQSASLDIKSFFGFESTVEKIAMKQYTSNIKKGKEIIEYYLRQLEEEGITFVPRWTPPSIGPSSETSSSSKSQVASTAVVVPEAALKEGLNGEVLSNPGGTPEPTVGTPDDKLDADYIKRYLGDLTPLQESCLIRLRQWLQETHKGKIPKDEHILRFLRARDFNIDKAREIMCQSLTWRKQHQVDYILDTWTPPQVLQDYYAGGWHHHDKDGRPLYVLRLGQMDTKGLVRALGEEALLRYVLSINEEGLRRCEENTKVFGRPISSWTCLVDLEGLNMRHLWRPGVKALLRIIEVVEANYPETLGRLLILRAPRVFPVLWTLVSPFIDDNTRRKFLIYAGNDYQGPGGLLDYIDREIIPDFLSGECMCEVPEGGLVPKSLYRTAEELENEDLKLWTETIYQSASVFKGAPHEILIQIVDAASVITWDFDVCKGDIVFNIYHSKRSPQPPKKDSLGAHSITSPGGNNVQLIDKVWQLGRDYSMVESPLICKEGESVQGSHVTRWPGFYILQWKFHSMPACAATNLPRVDDVLASLQVSSHKCKVMYYTEVIGSEDFRGSMTSLESSHSGFSQLSATTTTSSQSHSSSMISRWQFC; this is encoded by the exons GCCTATGAAAGGAGGTTCCCTACCTGTCCGCTGATTCCCATGTTTGTGGACAGTGACACTGTGAATGAATTCAAGAGCGAAGACGGGGCCATTCACGTCATTGAAAGGCGCTGCAAGCTGGACATAGACGCACCCCGGCTGTTGAAGAAG AAAAACTCTCTCAATTCTCGGGAGCGCACTCTGCACATTGAGGCCCATAATGAAACGTTTTCCAATCGGGTCATCATTAACGAGCACTGCTGCTACACC GTTCACCCTGAGAACGAAGACTGGACCTGTTTTGAACAGTCTGCAAGTTTAGATATCAAATCTTTCTTTGGTTTTGAAAGTACAGTGGAAAAAATTGCCATGAAACAGTATACCAGCAACATTAAAAAA GGGAAGGAAATCATTGAGTACTACCTTCGTCAGCTTGAAGAAGAGGGCATCACCTTCGTGCCGCGCTGGACCCCACCTTCCATCGGGCCTTCTTCAGAGACGTCCTCGTCCAGCAAGAGTCAGGTGGCCTCCACGGCTGTTGTGGTCCCAGAGGCTGCCCTCAAGGAGGGGCTGAATGGAGAGGTCCTCAGCAACCCTGGAGGGACCCCTGAGCCCACGGTGGGAACCCCTGATG ACAAACTCGATGCCGATTACATCAAGAGGTATCTGGGTGACCTGACCCCACTCCAGGAGAGCTGCCTTATCAGGCTTCGCCAGTGGCTCCAGGAAACCCACAAGGGCAAG ATCCCAAAGGATGAGCATATTCTTCGGTTCCTACGCGCTCGGGATTTTAACATCGACAAGGCCAGAGAGATCATGTGTCAGTCTTTAACATGGCGGAAGCAGCACCAGGTGGACTACATCCTGGACACCTGGACCCCACCCCAGGTGCTTCAGGATTACTACGCGGGAGGATGGCACCATCACGACAAAG ACGGACGGCCTCTCTACGTGCTCAGGCTGGGGCAGATGGACACCAAGGGCTTGGTACGAGCCCTGGGTGAGGAAGCCCTGCTGCGATAC GTTCTCTCCATAAACGAAGAGGGCCTGAGGCGTTGTGAAGAGAACACGAAGGTCTTCGGCCGGCCCATCAG TTCCTGGACCTGCCTGGTGGACCTGGAGGGGCTGAACATGCGCCACTTGTGGAGACCTGGCGTCAAAGCCCTGCTGCGAATCATCGAAGTGGTGGAGGCCAATTACCCAGAGACGCTGGGCCGCCTTCTCATCCTCCGGGCACCCAGGGTCTTCCCTGTTCTCTGGACGCTG GTCAGTCCATTCATTGATGACAACACCAGAAGGAAGTTCCTCATTTACGCAGGAAATGACTACCAGGGCCCCGGCGGCCTGCTGGACTACATCGACAGAGAGATCATTCCAGATTTCCTGAGCGGGGAGTGCATG TGTGAAGTGCCAGAGGGTGGACTGGTCCCCAAATCTCTGTATAGGACTGCGGAGGAGCTGGAAAACGAAGACCTGAAGCTCTGGACCGAGACCATCTACCAGTCTGCAAGTGTGTTCAAAGGAGCCCCTCACGAG ATTCTCATTCAGATTGTGGATGCTGCTTCTGTGATCACTTGGGATTTTGACGTGTGCAAAGGCGACATTGTCTTTAATATCTATCACTCCAAGAGGTCTCCGCAGCCCCCCAAGAAGGACTCCCTGGGGGCCCACAGCATCACCTCTCCAGGCGGGAACAACGTGCAGCTCATAGACAAGGTCTGGCAGCTGGGCCGCGACTACAGCATGGTGGAGTCGCCCCTGATTTGCAAAGAAGGAGAAAGTGTGCAG GGCTCTCATGTGACCAGGTGGCCAGGCTTCTACATCCTGCAGTGGAAGTTCCACAGCATGCCGGCGTGTGCGGCTACCAACCTGCCCCGGGTGGACGACGTGCTGGCCTCCCTGCAGGTGTCCTCACACAAGTGCAAAGTGATGTACTACACAGAAGTGATCGGCTCCGAGGACTTCAG AGGCTCGATGACCAGCCTGGAGTCCAGCCACAGTGGCTTTTCCCAGCTGagcgccaccaccaccacctccagccaGTCTCACTCCAGCTCCATGATTTCCAG ATGGCAATTTTGCTGA
- the Sec14l1 gene encoding SEC14-like protein 1 isoform X1, which yields MVQKYQSPVRVYKHPFELIMAAYERRFPTCPLIPMFVDSDTVNEFKSEDGAIHVIERRCKLDIDAPRLLKKIAGVDYVYFVQKNSLNSRERTLHIEAHNETFSNRVIINEHCCYTVHPENEDWTCFEQSASLDIKSFFGFESTVEKIAMKQYTSNIKKGKEIIEYYLRQLEEEGITFVPRWTPPSIGPSSETSSSSKSQVASTAVVVPEAALKEGLNGEVLSNPGGTPEPTVGTPDDKLDADYIKRYLGDLTPLQESCLIRLRQWLQETHKGKIPKDEHILRFLRARDFNIDKAREIMCQSLTWRKQHQVDYILDTWTPPQVLQDYYAGGWHHHDKDGRPLYVLRLGQMDTKGLVRALGEEALLRYVLSINEEGLRRCEENTKVFGRPISSWTCLVDLEGLNMRHLWRPGVKALLRIIEVVEANYPETLGRLLILRAPRVFPVLWTLVSPFIDDNTRRKFLIYAGNDYQGPGGLLDYIDREIIPDFLSGECMCEVPEGGLVPKSLYRTAEELENEDLKLWTETIYQSASVFKGAPHEILIQIVDAASVITWDFDVCKGDIVFNIYHSKRSPQPPKKDSLGAHSITSPGGNNVQLIDKVWQLGRDYSMVESPLICKEGESVQGSHVTRWPGFYILQWKFHSMPACAATNLPRVDDVLASLQVSSHKCKVMYYTEVIGSEDFRGSMTSLESSHSGFSQLSATTTTSSQSHSSSMISRWQFC from the exons GCCTATGAAAGGAGGTTCCCTACCTGTCCGCTGATTCCCATGTTTGTGGACAGTGACACTGTGAATGAATTCAAGAGCGAAGACGGGGCCATTCACGTCATTGAAAGGCGCTGCAAGCTGGACATAGACGCACCCCGGCTGTTGAAGAAG attgcaGGAGTTGATTATGTTTATTTTGTCCAGAAAAACTCTCTCAATTCTCGGGAGCGCACTCTGCACATTGAGGCCCATAATGAAACGTTTTCCAATCGGGTCATCATTAACGAGCACTGCTGCTACACC GTTCACCCTGAGAACGAAGACTGGACCTGTTTTGAACAGTCTGCAAGTTTAGATATCAAATCTTTCTTTGGTTTTGAAAGTACAGTGGAAAAAATTGCCATGAAACAGTATACCAGCAACATTAAAAAA GGGAAGGAAATCATTGAGTACTACCTTCGTCAGCTTGAAGAAGAGGGCATCACCTTCGTGCCGCGCTGGACCCCACCTTCCATCGGGCCTTCTTCAGAGACGTCCTCGTCCAGCAAGAGTCAGGTGGCCTCCACGGCTGTTGTGGTCCCAGAGGCTGCCCTCAAGGAGGGGCTGAATGGAGAGGTCCTCAGCAACCCTGGAGGGACCCCTGAGCCCACGGTGGGAACCCCTGATG ACAAACTCGATGCCGATTACATCAAGAGGTATCTGGGTGACCTGACCCCACTCCAGGAGAGCTGCCTTATCAGGCTTCGCCAGTGGCTCCAGGAAACCCACAAGGGCAAG ATCCCAAAGGATGAGCATATTCTTCGGTTCCTACGCGCTCGGGATTTTAACATCGACAAGGCCAGAGAGATCATGTGTCAGTCTTTAACATGGCGGAAGCAGCACCAGGTGGACTACATCCTGGACACCTGGACCCCACCCCAGGTGCTTCAGGATTACTACGCGGGAGGATGGCACCATCACGACAAAG ACGGACGGCCTCTCTACGTGCTCAGGCTGGGGCAGATGGACACCAAGGGCTTGGTACGAGCCCTGGGTGAGGAAGCCCTGCTGCGATAC GTTCTCTCCATAAACGAAGAGGGCCTGAGGCGTTGTGAAGAGAACACGAAGGTCTTCGGCCGGCCCATCAG TTCCTGGACCTGCCTGGTGGACCTGGAGGGGCTGAACATGCGCCACTTGTGGAGACCTGGCGTCAAAGCCCTGCTGCGAATCATCGAAGTGGTGGAGGCCAATTACCCAGAGACGCTGGGCCGCCTTCTCATCCTCCGGGCACCCAGGGTCTTCCCTGTTCTCTGGACGCTG GTCAGTCCATTCATTGATGACAACACCAGAAGGAAGTTCCTCATTTACGCAGGAAATGACTACCAGGGCCCCGGCGGCCTGCTGGACTACATCGACAGAGAGATCATTCCAGATTTCCTGAGCGGGGAGTGCATG TGTGAAGTGCCAGAGGGTGGACTGGTCCCCAAATCTCTGTATAGGACTGCGGAGGAGCTGGAAAACGAAGACCTGAAGCTCTGGACCGAGACCATCTACCAGTCTGCAAGTGTGTTCAAAGGAGCCCCTCACGAG ATTCTCATTCAGATTGTGGATGCTGCTTCTGTGATCACTTGGGATTTTGACGTGTGCAAAGGCGACATTGTCTTTAATATCTATCACTCCAAGAGGTCTCCGCAGCCCCCCAAGAAGGACTCCCTGGGGGCCCACAGCATCACCTCTCCAGGCGGGAACAACGTGCAGCTCATAGACAAGGTCTGGCAGCTGGGCCGCGACTACAGCATGGTGGAGTCGCCCCTGATTTGCAAAGAAGGAGAAAGTGTGCAG GGCTCTCATGTGACCAGGTGGCCAGGCTTCTACATCCTGCAGTGGAAGTTCCACAGCATGCCGGCGTGTGCGGCTACCAACCTGCCCCGGGTGGACGACGTGCTGGCCTCCCTGCAGGTGTCCTCACACAAGTGCAAAGTGATGTACTACACAGAAGTGATCGGCTCCGAGGACTTCAG AGGCTCGATGACCAGCCTGGAGTCCAGCCACAGTGGCTTTTCCCAGCTGagcgccaccaccaccacctccagccaGTCTCACTCCAGCTCCATGATTTCCAG ATGGCAATTTTGCTGA